From a single Mycolicibacterium mengxianglii genomic region:
- the urtD gene encoding urea ABC transporter ATP-binding protein UrtD: MGTQYLEVRGLTVDFDGFKAVSDVDLTLFQGDLRFLIGPNGAGKTTVIDAITGLASASGSVNKSGKELLGKKVHQIAKLGVGRTFQTASVFEKLTVLQNLDIAAGADRSWWTLLRRRSEVLPSIQEALEITGLTDLADKPAGVLAHGQKQWLEIGMLLVQNADVLLLDEPVAGMSTEEREETGNLLRRIGSERTVVVVEHDMDFMRAFATSVTVLARGQVIAEGTVAEVQANPKVQEVYLGTAAAGADGIPDELIEDTEAS, translated from the coding sequence ATGGGCACCCAGTACCTCGAAGTGCGGGGTCTCACCGTTGATTTCGACGGCTTCAAAGCTGTCAGCGATGTCGACCTCACGCTGTTCCAGGGCGACCTGCGCTTCCTGATCGGCCCCAACGGCGCCGGCAAGACGACGGTGATCGACGCGATCACCGGCCTGGCGTCGGCCAGCGGCTCGGTCAACAAATCCGGTAAAGAACTTCTCGGCAAGAAAGTGCACCAGATCGCCAAGCTGGGAGTGGGACGGACGTTCCAGACGGCCAGCGTCTTCGAGAAGCTCACGGTTCTGCAGAATCTCGACATCGCGGCCGGCGCTGATCGCTCGTGGTGGACGCTGCTGCGCCGTCGCTCCGAGGTGCTGCCGTCGATCCAGGAGGCCCTCGAGATCACCGGGCTGACCGATCTGGCCGACAAGCCGGCCGGCGTGCTCGCCCACGGCCAGAAGCAGTGGCTGGAGATCGGCATGCTGCTGGTGCAGAACGCCGATGTGCTGTTACTGGACGAGCCCGTGGCAGGTATGAGCACCGAGGAACGCGAAGAGACCGGAAATCTGTTGCGCCGCATCGGATCTGAACGCACCGTCGTGGTCGTCGAGCACGACATGGACTTCATGCGCGCCTTCGCCACCTCGGTGACGGTGCTGGCCCGCGGCCAGGTGATCGCGGAGGGGACCGTCGCCGAGGTGCAGGCCAATCCGAAGGTCCAGGAGGTCTATCTGGGCACGGCCGCCGCCGGCGCGGACGGCATCCCCGATGAACTGATCGAAGACACGGAGGCGTCGTAA
- the urtE gene encoding urea ABC transporter ATP-binding subunit UrtE translates to MLELVDVRSGYGRSEVIHGVSIEVPSDGVAAVMGHNGAGKTTLLRAAVGLLKCSSGKVLFEGEDITKLRPSARVARGLAYVPQGQQSFGQLTTAENLQVVADGRKNGKQLIDEQLDLFPALKELLTRRAGLLSGGQRQQLAIARALITSPKTLILDEPTEGIQPSVVHEIEEAITALTARGDLGVLLVEQHIGFALESAQRYYILEAGRVTSSGTGGSASEDDVRAAMAI, encoded by the coding sequence ATGCTGGAACTGGTCGACGTTCGCAGCGGTTACGGCCGTTCGGAAGTCATCCACGGGGTGAGCATCGAGGTCCCGTCCGACGGCGTGGCCGCGGTGATGGGCCACAACGGCGCGGGCAAGACGACACTGCTGCGCGCTGCGGTCGGTCTCCTCAAATGCAGTTCCGGCAAGGTGCTTTTCGAGGGTGAGGACATCACCAAGTTGCGTCCGTCGGCGCGGGTGGCCCGCGGATTGGCGTATGTGCCGCAGGGGCAGCAGTCATTCGGCCAGCTGACGACGGCGGAGAACCTGCAGGTGGTCGCCGACGGGCGCAAGAACGGCAAGCAGCTGATCGATGAGCAACTCGACCTGTTTCCGGCGCTCAAGGAGCTGCTGACACGGCGGGCTGGGCTGCTCTCCGGTGGACAGCGCCAGCAGCTGGCGATCGCCCGGGCGCTGATCACCAGCCCGAAGACGCTGATCCTCGATGAGCCCACCGAGGGCATCCAACCGTCGGTGGTGCATGAGATCGAAGAGGCGATCACCGCGTTGACGGCACGCGGCGATCTCGGCGTGCTGCTGGTCGAGCAGCACATCGGTTTCGCACTGGAGTCCGCGCAGCGGTATTACATCCTCGAAGCCGGCCGGGTGACCTCCAGCGGCACTGGGGGTTCGGCGTCCGAGGACGACGTCCGCGCCGCCATGGCCATCTAA
- a CDS encoding Ltp family lipoprotein: MKKWCISAFAAVTLIATSGVAAGTVQAVPFVPLTPVGQLPLTPTSQQSAIRSAQSYLEVAGLSRSGMIEQLTSIDQFTPSEAAYGATAVGL, encoded by the coding sequence ATGAAGAAGTGGTGTATCAGCGCCTTTGCCGCCGTCACGCTCATCGCAACCAGTGGGGTCGCTGCCGGCACGGTACAGGCGGTACCTTTTGTACCGCTCACTCCGGTGGGTCAACTACCTCTCACTCCCACGAGTCAGCAAAGTGCCATCCGTTCCGCGCAAAGTTATCTTGAGGTCGCTGGGCTCTCTCGTTCGGGAATGATCGAGCAACTCACCTCGATCGATCAGTTCACGCCTTCAGAAGCGGCGTATGGCGCAACCGCGGTCGGACTTTAG
- the hisS gene encoding histidine--tRNA ligase gives MTESKKSEFKAPKGIPDYLPPDSAQFVAVRDGLLAVARRAGYGDVELPIFEETALFARGVGESTDVVSKEMYTFADRGDRSVTLRPEGTAGVMRAVIEHGLDRGALPVKLCYSGPFFRYERPQAGRYRQLQQVGVEAIGVDDPALDAEVIAIADAGFRSLGLDGFRLEITSLGDDTCRPAYRELLQDFLFKLDLDEATRTRAQINPLRVLDDKRPEVRAMTADAPVMLDHLSEAAKAHFDTVLAHLDRLGVPYVINPRMVRGLDYYTKTTFEFVHDGLGAQSGIGGGGRYDGLMGQLGGQDLSGIGFGLGVDRTLLALRAEGKTVGAANRVDVFCVPLGDQAKLELAVLAATLRAAGVRVDLAYGDRGMKGAMRAADRSGASVALVAGDRDIEAGTVGVKNLATGEQVDVAADAVVAQVLSRLP, from the coding sequence TTGACTGAATCAAAGAAGAGCGAGTTCAAGGCGCCCAAAGGCATTCCCGACTACCTGCCGCCCGATTCGGCGCAGTTCGTCGCAGTGCGCGACGGTCTGCTCGCCGTTGCGCGGCGTGCCGGTTACGGCGACGTCGAATTGCCGATCTTCGAGGAGACCGCGCTGTTCGCCCGCGGGGTGGGTGAATCGACCGATGTGGTCTCCAAGGAGATGTACACCTTCGCCGACCGCGGCGATCGGTCGGTGACGCTGCGCCCGGAGGGGACTGCGGGCGTGATGCGCGCGGTGATCGAGCACGGGCTCGATCGTGGCGCGCTGCCGGTCAAGCTCTGCTATTCCGGGCCGTTCTTCCGGTACGAGCGGCCGCAGGCCGGCCGGTACCGGCAGTTGCAGCAGGTGGGTGTCGAGGCGATCGGCGTTGACGATCCCGCGCTCGATGCCGAGGTGATCGCGATTGCCGACGCGGGCTTCAGGTCGCTGGGCCTCGACGGGTTCCGGCTGGAGATCACCTCGCTGGGTGACGACACCTGCCGTCCGGCCTATCGGGAGCTGCTGCAGGATTTCCTGTTCAAGCTCGACCTCGACGAGGCGACGCGTACCCGGGCCCAGATCAACCCGCTGCGGGTGCTCGACGACAAGCGGCCAGAGGTGCGGGCAATGACCGCCGATGCGCCTGTGATGCTCGACCACCTCTCGGAAGCGGCCAAAGCGCACTTCGACACGGTGCTGGCGCACCTGGACCGGCTCGGTGTGCCCTATGTGATCAATCCGCGGATGGTGCGCGGGCTGGACTACTACACGAAGACGACGTTCGAGTTCGTGCACGACGGGCTCGGGGCGCAGTCCGGGATCGGCGGCGGCGGCCGGTACGACGGGTTGATGGGCCAGCTGGGCGGTCAGGACCTGTCCGGCATCGGGTTCGGCCTCGGAGTGGACCGGACCCTGTTGGCGCTGCGGGCCGAGGGTAAAACTGTCGGGGCGGCCAACCGAGTGGACGTCTTCTGTGTGCCATTGGGCGATCAGGCCAAACTCGAGCTCGCTGTGCTGGCGGCGACCCTGCGGGCAGCGGGAGTACGAGTGGATCTTGCCTATGGTGACCGCGGCATGAAGGGCGCCATGCGCGCCGCTGACCGCTCCGGTGCCTCGGTGGCACTGGTGGCCGGTGACCGCGATATCGAGGCGGGCACCGTGGGTGTCAAGAACCTGGCCACCGGCGAGCAGGTTGATGTAGCGGCCGATGCCGTTGTCGCTCAGGTGCTTTCGCGCTTGCCCTGA
- a CDS encoding MBL fold metallo-hydrolase, with the protein MLITGFAAGPGDVNCYLVANGPGAAALVIDPGDEAVATLEYFFAANGLTPAAVLLTHGHASHAASAFDLGVAWDIPTYLHPADRCLLAELGAEQPEMVVDVHDGDDVSVADIVVAVDHTPGHTAGSVVFRLTADTDEGPVPVVFSGDTLLNTGLGVGDDCGGDPEQQQQLRSVATKLMVLDDRTVVLPGHGPSTTIGACRRSNPKLQEI; encoded by the coding sequence GTGCTGATCACAGGCTTCGCCGCCGGACCGGGCGACGTCAATTGCTACCTGGTGGCCAACGGGCCTGGGGCGGCGGCGCTCGTCATCGACCCCGGTGACGAGGCCGTGGCGACCCTGGAGTATTTCTTCGCCGCCAACGGCCTCACACCCGCCGCGGTGTTGCTGACCCACGGCCACGCCAGTCACGCCGCGTCGGCTTTCGATCTGGGCGTTGCCTGGGACATTCCCACCTATCTCCATCCGGCGGACCGCTGCCTGTTGGCCGAGTTGGGGGCTGAGCAGCCCGAGATGGTCGTCGACGTGCATGACGGTGATGACGTCTCCGTCGCCGACATCGTCGTCGCTGTGGATCACACGCCGGGCCACACCGCGGGGTCGGTGGTGTTCCGGCTGACCGCGGACACCGACGAAGGGCCGGTTCCGGTGGTGTTCAGCGGGGATACGCTGTTGAATACCGGGCTGGGCGTCGGCGATGACTGCGGCGGTGATCCCGAGCAGCAGCAGCAGCTGCGGTCGGTGGCCACCAAACTGATGGTGCTCGACGACCGCACCGTGGTACTACCGGGTCACGGCCCGTCCACCACGATCGGCGCGTGCCGCCGGTCGAATCCGAAACTGCAGGAGATCTGA
- a CDS encoding peptidylprolyl isomerase gives MPTNEERRENAKRKLERQLQRREEQAKKRRTMTIVGGAAAALVVIAAVVATVVITRNDSGNTASASTSESTSSVFDAPTAAPAATGQLPEFAPQASTGADCQYPAAQPASKKNTPPRTGKVPTEPATVSASMATSQGNIGLQLDNAKSPCTVNSFASLAQQGYFNDTPCHRLTTSPSLAVLQCGDPTGQGTGGPGYEFGNEYPTDQYPAGDPGLQQPVVYPRGTLAMANAGPGTNGSQFFLVYKDSQLPPQYTVFGTIDETGLATLDKIAEAGINGGGADGPPAQEVTIKTLALD, from the coding sequence GTGCCGACGAACGAAGAACGACGTGAGAACGCCAAGCGGAAGTTGGAGAGGCAATTGCAGCGTCGCGAAGAGCAGGCCAAGAAGCGCCGGACGATGACGATCGTCGGCGGCGCCGCGGCAGCGTTGGTGGTGATCGCGGCCGTAGTGGCCACGGTCGTCATCACCCGAAACGATTCCGGCAACACCGCCTCGGCGTCCACCAGTGAGTCCACGTCATCGGTGTTCGATGCCCCCACGGCGGCGCCGGCAGCCACCGGCCAGCTCCCCGAGTTCGCGCCACAGGCCAGCACCGGAGCCGACTGCCAGTACCCGGCAGCTCAGCCGGCGAGCAAGAAGAACACCCCGCCGCGCACCGGCAAGGTGCCCACCGAGCCCGCAACGGTCAGCGCCAGCATGGCCACCTCACAGGGCAACATCGGCCTGCAATTGGACAACGCCAAGTCGCCGTGCACGGTGAACAGCTTCGCCAGCCTCGCGCAGCAGGGCTACTTCAACGACACCCCCTGCCACCGCCTGACCACCTCGCCGTCGCTGGCAGTGCTGCAGTGCGGAGACCCCACCGGGCAGGGCACCGGCGGGCCGGGCTACGAATTCGGCAACGAATACCCCACCGACCAGTACCCGGCCGGCGACCCCGGTTTGCAGCAGCCGGTGGTCTACCCCCGGGGCACCCTGGCGATGGCCAACGCCGGCCCAGGTACCAACGGCAGCCAGTTCTTCCTCGTGTACAAAGACTCCCAGCTGCCGCCTCAGTACACCGTGTTCGGCACCATCGACGAGACCGGTCTGGCAACGCTGGACAAGATCGCCGAGGCGGGCATCAACGGTGGCGGTGCGGACGGTCCCCCGGCGCAAGAAGTGACGATCAAGACGCTCGCGCTGGACTGA
- a CDS encoding peptidylprolyl isomerase: protein MTVPPPYGPPPGTPWPDNPYPWTGQATYPYPEPPKPTNALAVASIICGVLLAPLGVLFGHISLAQIKRSGDQGRNLAIAGLIVSYSMVVITVVSIIAGTALYSWAATGLERINAFSQRPPVTAQPPPPNMPAFDPPAGLGTNCTYPATDKPASKPARPPRSGTVPTDPAAVTATMTTNDGSIGLELDNAKAPCTVNSFVSLAQQGYFDDTPCHRLTANNSLSVLQCGDPTGTGTGGPGYSFANEYPTNQYPPGDRNLSKTVLYPRGTLAMANAGVDTNGSQFFIVYADSRLPPTYTVFGSVDKTALATVDEIAARGVVGGNVDGRPTQPVTIESIRLD, encoded by the coding sequence ATGACGGTTCCGCCACCCTACGGACCGCCGCCCGGGACGCCATGGCCGGACAACCCCTACCCGTGGACCGGCCAGGCGACCTATCCTTACCCGGAGCCGCCGAAGCCGACCAATGCGCTGGCCGTCGCATCGATCATCTGCGGGGTGCTGTTGGCGCCGCTGGGCGTCCTCTTCGGGCACATCTCGCTGGCGCAGATCAAACGATCGGGAGACCAGGGCCGTAACCTCGCGATCGCCGGTCTGATCGTGAGTTATTCGATGGTGGTGATCACGGTGGTCTCGATCATCGCCGGGACTGCGCTGTACTCCTGGGCAGCCACCGGACTCGAGCGCATCAATGCCTTTTCGCAGCGACCACCGGTGACAGCGCAGCCGCCGCCACCCAACATGCCTGCGTTCGATCCGCCCGCGGGCCTGGGTACCAACTGCACCTACCCGGCCACCGACAAGCCGGCCAGCAAGCCGGCCCGGCCGCCGCGCAGCGGCACGGTCCCGACCGACCCGGCGGCGGTGACGGCCACCATGACCACCAATGACGGCTCGATCGGCCTGGAGTTGGACAACGCGAAAGCACCCTGCACGGTCAACAGCTTTGTCAGCCTCGCCCAGCAGGGCTATTTCGACGACACCCCCTGTCACCGGTTGACGGCCAACAACTCGTTGTCGGTGCTGCAGTGCGGCGATCCGACCGGCACCGGAACCGGCGGCCCCGGTTACAGCTTCGCCAACGAGTACCCCACCAATCAGTACCCGCCCGGTGACCGCAACCTGTCGAAGACAGTGCTCTATCCGCGCGGCACACTGGCGATGGCCAACGCCGGGGTGGACACCAACGGCAGCCAGTTCTTCATCGTCTACGCCGATTCCCGGCTGCCACCGACCTACACGGTGTTCGGGTCGGTCGACAAAACAGCACTGGCGACAGTCGATGAGATCGCAGCCCGCGGGGTGGTCGGCGGCAACGTCGATGGCAGGCCGACGCAGCCGGTCACCATCGAATCGATCCGGTTGGACTAG
- a CDS encoding DUF2161 domain-containing phosphodiesterase — MPLESDLYPPVKALLEGQGYDVKGEVGHCDVVAVRGDEPPVIVELKRAFSLGLLLQGVDRLTLTDTVYLAIGRMPKQSKEIRALCRRLGVGLIVVTGKRADVVVDPAPYAPRKNTRKVGRLLGEHARRVGDPNLGGSSTRVPRITAYRQEAVRCAELLSEGPMRLADMRARADVPNAAKILQKDYYGWFERVERGTYALSPVGQRSVARYLAQAADVTR; from the coding sequence ATGCCGCTGGAAAGCGACCTCTATCCGCCGGTGAAGGCGTTGCTGGAAGGTCAGGGTTACGACGTCAAAGGCGAAGTCGGGCACTGCGACGTCGTGGCCGTCCGCGGTGACGAACCGCCGGTGATCGTCGAACTCAAACGGGCGTTCAGTCTGGGATTGCTGTTGCAGGGCGTCGACCGGTTGACCCTGACGGACACGGTGTATCTGGCGATCGGCCGAATGCCGAAGCAGAGCAAGGAGATCCGGGCACTGTGCCGCCGTCTCGGCGTCGGCCTGATCGTGGTGACGGGTAAACGCGCCGACGTCGTCGTGGATCCCGCACCATACGCACCGCGCAAGAACACCCGCAAAGTCGGGCGTCTGCTCGGTGAACACGCCCGCCGCGTCGGCGATCCCAATCTCGGTGGGTCGTCGACCCGGGTACCGCGGATCACGGCCTACCGGCAAGAAGCCGTGCGCTGCGCCGAACTGCTGAGCGAGGGCCCGATGCGGCTGGCCGACATGCGCGCCCGCGCGGACGTCCCTAACGCGGCGAAGATCCTGCAGAAGGATTACTACGGCTGGTTCGAACGCGTCGAACGGGGCACCTACGCATTGTCTCCGGTTGGTCAACGCAGCGTCGCGCGGTACCTCGCTCAGGCCGCCGACGTCACCCGGTAG
- a CDS encoding RelA/SpoT family protein, giving the protein MASPAAPAGQTVPSAEPRVETPKASSSASRRVRARLARRMTAQRSALNPVLEPLVAVHREIYPKADLAILQRAYAVAEERHATQLRRSGDPYITHPLAVANILAELGMDTTTLVAALLHDTVEDTGYTLEALTADFGEEVGHLVDGVTKLDRVVLGTAAEGETIRKMIIAMARDPRVLVIKVADRLHNMRTMRFLPPEKQARKARETLEVIAPLAHRLGMATVKWELEDLSFAILHPKRYEEIVRLVADRAPSRDTYLAKVRAEIIATLNASRISATVEGRPKHYWSIYQKMIVKGRDFDDIHDLVGVRILCDEIRDCYAAVGTVHSLWQPMAGRFKDYIAQPRFGVYQSLHTTVIGPEGKPLEVQIRTRDMHRTAEYGIAAHWRYKEVKGRNGIPSGHAAAELDDMAWMRQLLDWQREAADPGEFLESLRYDLAVQEIFVFTPKGDVITLPTGSTPVDFAYAVHTEVGHRCIGARVNGRLVALERKLENGEVVEVFTSKAPNAGPSRDWQTFVVSPRAKAKIRQWFAKERREEALESGKDAIAREVRRGGLPLQRLMNADSMGALARELRYADLSALYTAVGEGHISARHVVQRLIAQLGGADDAEDEIAERSTPSNVPIRQRSSDDVGISVPGAPGVLSKLAKCCTPVPGDAIMGFVTRGGGVSVHRTDCTNAASLQDQSERIIDVEWAPGPSSVFLVAIQVEALDRHRLLSDVTRVLADEKVNILSASVTTSDDRVAVSRFTFEMGDPKHLGHVLNVVRNVEGVYDVYRVTSAA; this is encoded by the coding sequence GTGGCTTCACCGGCGGCTCCCGCAGGTCAAACGGTTCCGTCCGCTGAGCCGCGGGTGGAGACGCCCAAGGCCTCCAGCAGCGCCTCGCGCCGGGTTCGCGCCCGGCTCGCCCGGCGGATGACCGCCCAGCGCAGTGCACTGAACCCTGTTCTCGAGCCGCTGGTAGCCGTCCACCGGGAGATCTACCCGAAGGCCGACCTCGCGATCCTGCAGCGCGCGTACGCGGTGGCCGAGGAGCGCCATGCCACGCAACTGCGCCGGTCCGGTGATCCCTACATCACCCATCCGCTTGCCGTCGCCAACATCCTCGCCGAGCTGGGGATGGACACCACCACGCTGGTGGCGGCGTTGCTGCACGACACGGTGGAGGACACCGGCTACACACTCGAAGCGCTGACTGCCGATTTCGGCGAAGAGGTCGGTCACCTCGTCGACGGGGTGACCAAACTCGACCGGGTGGTGCTGGGCACCGCCGCCGAGGGCGAGACCATCCGCAAGATGATCATTGCGATGGCCCGTGATCCGCGGGTGCTGGTGATCAAGGTCGCCGACCGCCTGCACAACATGCGGACCATGCGTTTCCTGCCTCCGGAGAAGCAGGCCCGCAAGGCCAGAGAGACGCTGGAAGTCATTGCGCCACTGGCGCATCGCCTGGGCATGGCCACCGTCAAGTGGGAGCTCGAAGACCTGTCCTTTGCGATCCTGCATCCCAAGAGGTACGAGGAAATCGTCCGCCTCGTCGCGGACCGGGCGCCGTCGCGCGATACCTATCTGGCGAAGGTGCGGGCCGAAATCATTGCCACACTGAACGCTTCACGGATCAGTGCCACCGTCGAGGGCCGTCCCAAGCACTACTGGTCGATCTATCAGAAGATGATCGTCAAGGGTCGCGACTTCGACGACATCCACGACCTGGTGGGCGTGCGGATCCTGTGCGACGAGATCCGTGACTGTTATGCCGCCGTGGGCACCGTGCACTCGCTGTGGCAGCCGATGGCCGGTCGCTTCAAGGATTACATCGCTCAACCGCGGTTCGGCGTCTACCAGTCGCTGCACACCACCGTGATCGGCCCGGAAGGTAAACCTCTGGAGGTGCAGATCCGTACCCGGGACATGCACCGCACCGCCGAGTACGGTATCGCCGCACACTGGCGTTACAAAGAAGTCAAGGGCCGCAACGGCATTCCGTCGGGCCACGCTGCGGCTGAGCTCGACGACATGGCCTGGATGCGCCAGCTCCTGGACTGGCAGCGGGAAGCTGCCGACCCGGGGGAGTTCCTCGAGTCGCTGCGTTACGACCTCGCAGTGCAGGAGATCTTCGTCTTCACCCCCAAGGGGGACGTCATCACCCTGCCGACGGGATCGACGCCGGTGGACTTCGCCTACGCCGTGCACACCGAGGTCGGGCACCGCTGTATCGGGGCACGTGTCAACGGTCGCCTCGTCGCGCTGGAACGCAAGCTCGAAAACGGTGAAGTGGTGGAGGTCTTCACCTCCAAGGCACCCAACGCGGGCCCGTCGCGGGACTGGCAGACGTTCGTGGTGTCACCCCGTGCCAAGGCCAAGATTCGCCAATGGTTCGCCAAGGAGCGTCGCGAAGAGGCGCTGGAGTCCGGTAAAGACGCCATCGCCCGGGAAGTGCGCCGCGGCGGACTTCCCTTGCAGCGCTTGATGAATGCCGACTCGATGGGCGCCCTGGCCCGGGAGTTGCGGTACGCCGACCTGTCGGCGCTCTACACCGCCGTCGGCGAGGGGCACATCTCGGCCCGCCACGTGGTGCAGCGGCTGATCGCCCAACTCGGGGGCGCCGACGACGCCGAGGACGAGATCGCCGAGCGGTCCACTCCGTCGAATGTGCCGATACGCCAACGCAGCAGCGATGACGTCGGTATCTCGGTACCGGGGGCCCCGGGCGTGCTGAGCAAGCTCGCCAAGTGCTGCACGCCGGTTCCCGGTGACGCCATCATGGGGTTCGTGACCCGCGGTGGCGGGGTCAGCGTGCACCGCACCGACTGCACCAACGCCGCGTCGCTGCAGGACCAGTCCGAGCGAATCATCGACGTCGAATGGGCGCCGGGGCCGAGTTCGGTGTTCCTGGTGGCGATTCAGGTCGAGGCACTCGATCGGCACCGACTGCTCTCGGATGTCACGCGGGTGCTGGCCGACGAGAAGGTGAACATCCTCTCGGCGTCGGTCACCACCTCCGATGACCGGGTGGCCGTCAGCCGCTTCACCTTCGAGATGGGCGACCCGAAGCATCTGGGGCATGTCCTCAACGTGGTGCGCAACGTCGAGGGTGTCTACGACGTCTACCGGGTGACGTCGGCGGCCTGA
- a CDS encoding adenine phosphoribosyltransferase has product MSAVSRIIESLVREVADFPEPGIQFKDLTPLLADRDGLAAVTEALAELAEGADLVAGIDARGFLLGAAVATRLGTGVLAIRKGGKLPPPVLREEYILEYGTAVLEIPADGIELAGRKVVLLDDVLATGGTMAAAHRLLTDSGATVSLSAVVLELSDLGGRERMAPLTVTSLHTV; this is encoded by the coding sequence ATGAGCGCGGTATCTCGCATCATTGAGTCGCTGGTGCGTGAGGTTGCGGACTTCCCCGAACCCGGGATCCAGTTCAAAGACCTCACGCCGCTGCTCGCCGACCGCGACGGACTGGCCGCGGTGACCGAGGCGCTCGCCGAACTCGCCGAGGGAGCGGACCTGGTAGCGGGTATCGACGCGCGCGGCTTCCTGCTCGGTGCGGCCGTCGCGACCCGGCTCGGCACCGGGGTGCTGGCGATCCGTAAGGGCGGCAAGCTGCCGCCGCCGGTACTGCGCGAGGAATACATCCTCGAGTACGGCACCGCGGTGCTGGAGATCCCCGCCGACGGCATCGAACTGGCCGGCCGCAAAGTCGTTCTCCTCGACGACGTACTGGCCACGGGCGGGACGATGGCCGCGGCACACCGCCTGCTGACCGACAGCGGCGCGACGGTATCGCTCTCGGCGGTGGTCCTCGAACTGTCCGACCTCGGCGGGCGGGAGCGGATGGCACCGCTGACGGTCACCAGCCTGCACACCGTCTGA